From a region of the Paraburkholderia hospita genome:
- the purT gene encoding formate-dependent phosphoribosylglycinamide formyltransferase: MMIGQRIGTPLSTSATRVMLLGAGELGKEVIIALQRLGVEVIAVDRYPNAPGHQVAHRSHVIDMTDAKALRALVEKERPHLIVPEIEAIATDALAAIETEGVAEVIPTARATQLTMNREGIRRLAAEELGLPTSPYAFADSIDELKAGIAKVGYPCVVKPVMSSSGKGQSVLRSDADVEPAWQYAMAGGRVNHGRVIVEGFINFEYEITQLTVRAIDSATQQTVTCFCEPIGHVQVAGDYVESWQPQPMSPRALERSRDIADKVTTALGGRGLFGVELFVRGDDVWFSEVSPRPHDTGLVTLASQRFSEFELHARAILGLPVDTTLRAPGASAVIYGGLDETGIAFEGVAQALAVPGADLRLFGKPESFVKRRMGVALATGSDIGEALQRAKQAAAAVKPVSTR, from the coding sequence ATGATGATCGGCCAACGCATCGGCACACCTCTTTCGACTTCGGCTACGCGCGTCATGCTGCTCGGCGCGGGCGAACTGGGCAAGGAAGTGATCATCGCGTTGCAACGGCTCGGCGTCGAAGTGATCGCGGTCGACCGTTATCCGAACGCGCCGGGGCATCAGGTCGCGCACCGCTCGCACGTGATCGACATGACTGACGCGAAGGCGTTGCGCGCGCTGGTCGAAAAAGAGCGCCCGCATCTGATCGTGCCGGAAATCGAGGCCATCGCCACCGACGCGCTCGCCGCCATCGAAACGGAAGGCGTCGCCGAAGTGATCCCGACCGCGCGCGCCACGCAACTGACGATGAACCGCGAAGGCATCCGCCGCCTCGCCGCCGAGGAACTCGGCCTGCCCACGTCGCCGTACGCGTTCGCCGATTCGATCGACGAACTGAAGGCGGGCATAGCGAAGGTCGGCTATCCGTGCGTCGTGAAGCCGGTGATGTCGTCGTCGGGCAAGGGGCAGTCGGTGCTGCGCAGCGACGCCGATGTCGAACCCGCATGGCAATACGCAATGGCGGGTGGCCGCGTGAATCATGGCCGCGTGATCGTCGAAGGCTTTATCAACTTCGAGTACGAGATCACGCAGCTGACCGTGCGCGCGATCGATTCCGCCACGCAGCAGACGGTTACCTGTTTCTGCGAGCCGATCGGCCACGTGCAGGTCGCGGGCGACTACGTCGAATCGTGGCAGCCGCAGCCGATGAGCCCGCGCGCGCTCGAACGCTCGCGAGACATCGCCGACAAGGTGACGACGGCGCTCGGCGGTCGGGGTCTTTTCGGTGTGGAACTTTTCGTGCGCGGCGATGACGTATGGTTCTCGGAGGTCAGCCCGCGTCCGCATGACACCGGGCTCGTGACGCTCGCATCGCAGCGTTTCTCCGAGTTCGAGTTGCACGCGCGCGCCATTCTCGGCTTGCCCGTCGATACGACCTTGCGCGCGCCGGGCGCGTCGGCCGTGATCTACGGCGGGCTCGACGAGACGGGCATCGCGTTCGAAGGCGTCGCGCAGGCGCTTGCCGTGCCGGGCGCGGATCTGCGCCTGTTCGGCAAGCCGGAGAGCTTCGTCAAGCGCCGCATGGGCGTGGCACTCGCGACGGGCAGCGATATTGGCGAAGCGTTGCAGCGCGCCAAGCAGGCTGCCGCGGCCGTCAAGCCGGTGTCGACCAGATAA
- a CDS encoding DUF3096 domain-containing protein gives MNIHLTLGPLVALIAGILILIVPRLLNFIVALYLIIIGLIGLFGVGGTAHF, from the coding sequence ATGAACATCCATCTCACGCTCGGCCCGCTCGTCGCGCTGATCGCCGGCATTCTCATTCTGATCGTGCCGCGCCTGCTCAACTTCATCGTCGCGCTTTATCTGATCATCATTGGGCTGATCGGGCTGTTCGGCGTCGGGGGCACGGCGCACTTTTGA
- a CDS encoding META domain-containing protein, with the protein MQPTSATPRDARTSATPDASSNAPDTAARVSLRRRAGYALAVVSMAASLSMLVAACSMPKHADTEAPPPDPFNPAATQLLDNTDWQLSGWKLASGSTREVPGGASGEPVTLVLSTETGLRRASGFSGCNRYTGTYMLKDGKLSFGPLAGTRMACATPGGNIEGAYLAALAHVERSAVDMRKPQQLQLILDNGDTLVFARRGQ; encoded by the coding sequence ATGCAGCCCACGTCCGCCACGCCACGCGACGCACGCACGAGCGCCACCCCCGACGCATCGTCGAATGCACCTGACACGGCTGCGCGCGTGTCGCTGCGCCGGCGCGCGGGTTATGCGCTGGCCGTCGTGTCGATGGCCGCGTCACTGTCCATGCTCGTCGCCGCCTGCTCGATGCCGAAACATGCCGACACGGAAGCCCCGCCGCCCGATCCGTTCAACCCCGCTGCCACGCAACTGCTCGACAACACCGACTGGCAACTCAGCGGCTGGAAGCTCGCCTCGGGCAGCACGCGCGAGGTGCCGGGCGGCGCGAGCGGCGAACCCGTCACGCTCGTGCTGTCGACGGAAACAGGACTGCGCCGCGCCAGCGGCTTCTCCGGCTGCAACCGCTACACGGGCACGTACATGCTGAAGGACGGCAAGCTGAGCTTCGGGCCGCTCGCAGGCACACGCATGGCGTGCGCGACGCCGGGCGGCAACATCGAAGGCGCGTATCTCGCCGCGCTTGCGCATGTCGAGCGCTCGGCCGTCGACATGCGCAAGCCGCAACAACTTCAGTTGATCCTCGATAACGGCGACACGCTCGTGTTCGCGCGGCGCGGCCAATGA
- a CDS encoding DNA translocase FtsK has product MQTVVFGWFGASAVWFLPLLWRLVKSALPGGAGLRGPGTIRLWLGFVCVLIASCTLEASLVNVQGLDGFGHALSTGLTHLMGRVATPLVMLGLFAVSLPWLIGFRWPSFFAWANEAFGLGLSRGARDDEPRGHSSRAAETAPSHSSAPINTMAPKTNGRYARPTVWRPPTATRAAGTATAAVAAGEAMGMSGGSTAGAGGIVRNAVGNATGGAPGSPSSVHRPGAPKPWAPAEPVAPSGWLNTDTPRPHSRETVAPLMEAARVAATPPTVFGSTAALQSSKAAAANAGARGPSVNPAVASARSAALRGATVTQSRQTASVGAATPAAQTRRAVAPSASPAVRRDTPNLKVPAYTRANPPAQPVAPASSVQETLRSIEENAARWTTLAGASLARRTASDPAKVVDTRSVPAPADEVNAQTPSATGPAVDASMGSASSAAVSGAAAVAAVDQAVSALEAAIATHTTPAAETVAPLESANGVERNEEAAQAVVVAPPVVASADGQSRVAEPEPQAQTVAAEQTDSPRVQPEIAHAQPSAIDSNVTASAIVVEPDAPTDAAPEIESAVAAAVSEPVEAQLQAVAERVATETQAIAQNVASVAQTSAPFEPATAIASSEQPTAPSTGISTPSVESAPADAIATPGQPTSTQLDEHEPAASLPEAPAQIAVAEQHATVAHAVESPAEPQASVAPSAHIASETASPAVEEPELAEQVETTPTPLAPWDAITQSVSLMRVASATVPSMQAHHESVSNAPAHGDADTPSEPVAVSTAFDDTSNENAPEAPSNIVRFPGPALVAQAPEQNAADEFEPDLTQDEPAAAPEAQQDAQQESPAAAPPRPAVRGHTGPAFEFYAPAASHIELPTLDLLAPASSDAEPVSEEKLAETGALIEQRLQEFKVPVTVVGASAGPVITRFEVEPALGVRGSQIVGLMKDLSRGLGLTSIRVVETIPGKTCMGLELPNAKRQTIRLSEILEANVYQKSTSNLTLAMGKDITGHPVVTDLAKAPHMLVAGTTGSGKSVAINAMIVSLLYKATPEDVRMIMIDPKMLELSVYEGIPHLLAPVVTDMKLAANALNWCVGEMEKRYRLMSAVGVRNLQGFNQKLRDAAAKEKKIGNPFSLTPDAPEPLSPLPLIVVVIDELADLMMVAGKKIEELIARLAQKARAAGIHLILATQRPSVDVITGLIKANIPTRVAFQVSSKIDSRTILDQMGAESLLGQGDMLFLPPGTGYPQRVHGAFVADEEVHRIVEHLKQFGEPEYIEGILDGPATDGGGTQDLFGETPDAEADPLYDEAVAFVVRTRRASISAVQRQLRIGYNRAARLVEQMEAAGLVSAMGINGSREVLAPGPAE; this is encoded by the coding sequence ATGCAAACGGTAGTTTTCGGCTGGTTCGGCGCTTCCGCCGTCTGGTTTCTTCCCCTGTTGTGGCGTCTCGTGAAGTCCGCGCTGCCGGGCGGCGCGGGCCTGCGCGGTCCCGGCACGATCCGGCTGTGGCTCGGCTTTGTCTGCGTGCTGATCGCGAGCTGCACGCTGGAGGCATCGCTCGTCAATGTGCAGGGACTCGACGGCTTCGGGCATGCACTGTCGACGGGGCTCACGCATCTGATGGGTCGCGTCGCGACGCCGCTCGTGATGCTCGGCCTCTTCGCGGTGTCGCTGCCGTGGCTCATCGGTTTCAGGTGGCCGTCGTTCTTCGCCTGGGCCAATGAGGCGTTTGGTCTCGGGCTGTCACGCGGCGCGCGGGACGACGAACCGCGCGGCCACTCCTCGCGTGCCGCCGAAACGGCGCCGTCCCATAGCAGCGCGCCTATTAACACGATGGCACCGAAAACCAATGGACGTTATGCGCGGCCGACCGTGTGGCGGCCGCCTACTGCAACGCGCGCCGCAGGTACCGCGACTGCCGCCGTCGCGGCGGGCGAAGCGATGGGTATGTCGGGTGGTTCGACGGCGGGTGCCGGCGGTATCGTGCGCAACGCCGTCGGCAATGCAACGGGCGGCGCGCCGGGAAGTCCCTCCTCCGTCCACCGGCCGGGCGCACCCAAGCCATGGGCGCCCGCCGAGCCGGTCGCGCCCTCTGGCTGGCTCAACACCGACACGCCGCGCCCGCATTCGCGCGAAACGGTGGCTCCGTTGATGGAAGCTGCACGCGTCGCGGCCACGCCGCCGACTGTCTTCGGCAGCACGGCTGCCTTGCAATCGTCGAAAGCGGCAGCGGCCAATGCCGGGGCGCGCGGCCCGTCGGTGAATCCGGCCGTGGCATCGGCGCGCTCGGCGGCCTTGCGCGGGGCGACGGTCACGCAGAGCCGTCAGACGGCATCGGTCGGCGCGGCAACGCCCGCCGCGCAAACGCGTCGAGCCGTCGCGCCGTCCGCTTCGCCGGCCGTGCGCCGCGACACGCCGAATCTCAAAGTGCCCGCCTACACGCGCGCCAATCCGCCCGCCCAACCCGTCGCGCCCGCGTCGAGCGTGCAGGAAACCTTGCGCAGCATCGAGGAAAACGCGGCACGCTGGACGACACTCGCGGGTGCGAGTCTCGCCCGTCGCACGGCGAGCGATCCGGCGAAGGTTGTCGACACGCGTAGCGTGCCCGCTCCCGCCGATGAAGTGAATGCGCAGACGCCGTCCGCTACTGGCCCGGCGGTCGATGCTTCTATGGGTTCCGCAAGCTCAGCGGCCGTTTCGGGCGCGGCGGCCGTCGCTGCCGTCGATCAAGCCGTGTCGGCGCTGGAAGCTGCCATTGCCACGCACACGACACCCGCTGCAGAAACAGTTGCGCCTTTGGAATCAGCGAACGGAGTCGAACGAAACGAAGAAGCGGCTCAAGCGGTTGTGGTCGCGCCGCCCGTGGTGGCTTCGGCGGATGGGCAATCGCGGGTCGCCGAGCCCGAGCCGCAAGCGCAAACCGTCGCGGCAGAGCAAACGGATTCGCCTCGCGTACAGCCCGAGATTGCGCACGCTCAGCCGAGCGCGATTGACAGCAACGTGACGGCAAGCGCGATTGTTGTCGAACCGGACGCACCGACTGACGCCGCACCGGAGATTGAATCGGCTGTTGCAGCGGCTGTGTCCGAGCCGGTTGAAGCGCAACTGCAAGCCGTTGCCGAACGGGTCGCGACAGAGACACAAGCGATCGCGCAGAACGTGGCGTCCGTTGCACAGACTTCCGCGCCGTTCGAACCGGCGACGGCCATCGCATCGTCCGAGCAACCGACGGCGCCTTCGACCGGGATATCGACGCCCTCCGTCGAATCCGCGCCAGCCGATGCAATCGCAACGCCTGGACAACCCACTTCGACGCAGCTCGACGAGCACGAACCCGCAGCGAGCCTGCCGGAAGCGCCAGCGCAAATCGCCGTCGCGGAGCAGCATGCGACTGTCGCTCATGCCGTCGAGTCGCCAGCCGAACCCCAAGCTTCGGTTGCACCGTCAGCGCACATCGCGAGCGAAACTGCGTCACCCGCAGTGGAAGAGCCCGAGCTCGCAGAACAGGTTGAAACCACCCCTACCCCGCTTGCGCCATGGGATGCGATCACGCAATCCGTGTCGCTCATGCGTGTGGCTTCGGCAACCGTTCCATCAATGCAAGCGCATCACGAGTCGGTATCGAACGCGCCTGCGCACGGCGACGCTGACACGCCGTCTGAACCTGTCGCAGTGTCGACTGCCTTCGACGACACGTCGAACGAGAACGCACCCGAAGCACCTTCGAACATCGTGCGCTTCCCGGGCCCGGCCCTCGTTGCGCAAGCGCCTGAACAGAACGCGGCCGACGAGTTCGAGCCCGACCTGACGCAAGACGAGCCCGCCGCCGCGCCCGAAGCACAGCAAGACGCGCAGCAGGAGTCGCCTGCCGCTGCCCCGCCCCGCCCTGCCGTGCGCGGCCACACCGGTCCCGCTTTCGAGTTTTACGCGCCTGCGGCCTCGCACATCGAGCTGCCCACGCTCGATCTGCTCGCGCCCGCCTCGTCCGACGCCGAGCCCGTCAGCGAAGAAAAGCTCGCCGAAACGGGCGCACTGATCGAGCAGCGTCTGCAGGAATTCAAGGTGCCCGTGACCGTAGTCGGCGCATCGGCGGGCCCCGTCATCACGCGCTTCGAAGTCGAGCCGGCGCTCGGCGTGCGCGGCAGCCAGATCGTCGGGCTGATGAAGGATCTGTCGCGGGGCCTCGGTCTTACGTCGATCCGCGTCGTCGAGACAATTCCTGGCAAGACTTGCATGGGTCTCGAACTGCCGAATGCCAAGCGTCAAACGATCCGTCTTTCCGAAATTCTGGAAGCCAATGTCTATCAGAAGTCCACGTCGAATCTGACGCTAGCGATGGGCAAGGACATCACCGGCCACCCGGTCGTCACCGATCTCGCGAAAGCCCCGCACATGCTGGTCGCGGGTACGACGGGCTCGGGCAAGTCGGTGGCGATCAACGCGATGATCGTCTCGCTGCTGTACAAGGCGACGCCCGAAGACGTGCGAATGATCATGATCGATCCGAAGATGCTGGAGCTTTCCGTGTACGAAGGCATTCCGCATCTGCTCGCGCCAGTCGTGACGGACATGAAACTCGCCGCGAACGCGCTCAACTGGTGTGTCGGCGAGATGGAGAAGCGCTACCGGCTAATGTCGGCCGTCGGCGTGCGCAATCTGCAAGGCTTCAACCAGAAGCTCCGCGACGCCGCCGCGAAAGAGAAGAAGATCGGCAATCCGTTCTCGCTGACGCCCGACGCGCCCGAGCCGCTGTCGCCGCTGCCGCTGATCGTCGTTGTGATCGACGAGCTGGCCGACCTGATGATGGTCGCGGGCAAGAAGATCGAAGAGCTGATCGCGCGACTCGCGCAAAAGGCGCGCGCAGCGGGCATCCACCTGATTCTCGCGACGCAGCGCCCGTCCGTCGACGTGATCACGGGTCTCATCAAGGCGAACATCCCGACACGCGTCGCGTTCCAGGTGTCGTCGAAGATCGACTCGCGCACGATTCTCGACCAGATGGGCGCCGAGTCGCTGCTCGGCCAGGGCGACATGCTGTTCCTGCCGCCCGGCACCGGCTACCCGCAGCGCGTGCACGGCGCGTTCGTCGCCGACGAGGAAGTGCATCGGATCGTCGAGCATCTGAAGCAGTTCGGCGAACCGGAATACATCGAAGGGATTCTCGACGGCCCGGCGACAGATGGCGGCGGCACGCAGGACCTGTTCGGCGAAACGCCGGATGCGGAAGCCGATCCGCTGTACGACGAGGCCGTCGCGTTCGTCGTGCGCACGCGCCGCGCGTCGATCTCGGCGGTGCAGCGACAGTTGCGCATCGGCTATAACCGCGCGGCGCGACTCGTCGAGCAGATGGAGGCGGCAGGCCTCGTGTCGGCGATGGGCATCAATGGGAGCCGCGAAGTGCTCGCGCCGGGGCCGGCGGAGTAA
- a CDS encoding lactonase family protein, whose protein sequence is MVSIAATQSFAQGTTAAPADGVYDLIVGTYTGPKSEGIYVYRFDTKSGDATQVSSAKTDNPSYVIASRDGRYVYSVNEQPGDNGPAGQRGGISAFGFDAKSGQLTFLNRVSSDGNDPCYLSISPDGKYLTTANYSVAANPGGSFAVFPLQADGQVGASVLTVHHEGGGPVKGRQDNAHVHSTVFSPDGKYLFAQDLGTDKLYAYRYTPDGSRGLFGPTDKRYTDVKPGSGPRHLVFSADGKYAYLTSELTATITAFHYDDGKLTQLQVVPMTKPGFKGQVGAAAIHLSPDGRFLYASNRGDANEIVIYAVDPGNGHIREVGRQSSLGKSPREFSIDPTGQWLIVGNQNSDTAYVFRRDPQSGLLEANPKRIEIGSPVDFKWVSPS, encoded by the coding sequence ATGGTATCGATTGCCGCCACGCAGTCTTTCGCTCAAGGCACGACCGCCGCACCCGCCGATGGCGTCTACGATCTGATCGTCGGCACTTACACCGGCCCGAAGAGCGAAGGCATTTATGTCTATCGCTTCGACACCAAGTCGGGTGATGCGACCCAGGTGTCGTCCGCGAAGACCGACAATCCGTCGTACGTGATCGCGTCGCGCGACGGACGCTATGTCTATTCCGTCAACGAGCAGCCTGGCGACAACGGCCCGGCCGGGCAGCGCGGCGGCATCAGCGCGTTCGGCTTCGATGCGAAAAGCGGGCAATTAACGTTCCTGAACCGCGTGTCGTCGGATGGCAACGATCCGTGCTATCTGAGCATCTCGCCGGACGGCAAATATCTGACGACGGCCAACTACTCGGTCGCCGCGAACCCTGGCGGTAGCTTCGCGGTGTTTCCGTTGCAGGCGGACGGCCAGGTCGGCGCGTCGGTGCTGACGGTGCATCATGAAGGCGGCGGTCCCGTGAAGGGACGCCAGGACAACGCGCACGTGCATTCGACCGTGTTCTCGCCCGATGGCAAGTATCTGTTCGCACAGGATCTCGGCACCGACAAGCTCTATGCATACCGCTACACGCCTGACGGCAGCCGTGGCCTGTTCGGCCCGACGGACAAACGCTATACCGACGTGAAGCCCGGCTCGGGCCCGCGCCATCTGGTGTTCAGCGCCGACGGCAAGTACGCGTATCTGACGAGCGAGTTGACGGCGACCATCACGGCATTTCATTACGACGACGGCAAGCTCACGCAACTGCAGGTCGTGCCGATGACGAAACCCGGCTTCAAGGGGCAGGTGGGCGCAGCCGCGATCCATCTGTCGCCGGATGGACGCTTTCTGTACGCGAGCAATCGCGGCGATGCGAACGAAATCGTGATCTACGCAGTCGATCCCGGCAACGGCCATATCCGCGAAGTCGGCCGTCAGTCGAGTCTCGGGAAATCGCCGCGAGAATTCTCAATCGATCCGACGGGGCAATGGCTGATCGTCGGCAATCAGAACAGCGATACGGCGTACGTGTTCCGTCGCGATCCGCAAAGCGGGCTGCTGGAAGCGAACCCGAAACGCATCGAGATCGGCTCGCCCGTCGACTTCAAGTGGGTGTCGCCGTCGTGA
- a CDS encoding DUF6726 family protein, whose amino-acid sequence MALLASAIGLMAALSGCGLAAAPCRIASAGLKIVPVVGHVAAAPTDACADVIDP is encoded by the coding sequence ATCGCGCTGCTCGCATCGGCGATTGGGCTGATGGCCGCGTTGAGCGGCTGCGGGCTGGCCGCTGCGCCATGCCGCATCGCGTCGGCGGGGCTGAAGATCGTTCCCGTGGTCGGCCACGTGGCCGCCGCGCCGACCGATGCATGCGCCGACGTGATCGATCCGTAA
- a CDS encoding MliC family protein — translation MSRRWVASVGVLAFVAASGVARAAGLLPLPDIRTSHRVTQKYTCATGRILQVTYLNATNGQSFAVLPVKGRQMLFVNVLSGSGAKYQAGSYTWWTKGPQATLYDAMLGEDAPPLLSDCVTIVR, via the coding sequence ATGAGCAGACGGTGGGTTGCATCAGTGGGCGTGCTGGCGTTCGTCGCTGCGTCGGGCGTGGCCCGCGCCGCTGGGTTGCTGCCGTTGCCCGATATCCGCACTTCGCATCGCGTGACGCAGAAGTACACCTGCGCGACGGGCCGCATCCTGCAGGTCACCTATCTGAACGCAACCAACGGTCAGAGCTTCGCGGTGCTGCCGGTGAAAGGCCGGCAGATGCTGTTCGTCAACGTGCTGTCCGGCTCCGGCGCGAAGTATCAGGCGGGCAGCTACACGTGGTGGACCAAGGGCCCACAGGCCACGCTCTATGACGCGATGCTCGGCGAGGACGCGCCGCCGTTGCTGTCGGATTGCGTGACGATCGTCCGCTGA
- a CDS encoding acetolactate synthase large subunit produces the protein MKASDLFVKSLEAEGVEYVFGIPGEENLDLLESLRRSRIKLVLTRHEQAAGFMAATYGRLTGRTGVCLATLGPGATNFVTAAAYAQLGAMPMLMVTGQKPIKSSKQGHFQIVDVVRMMEPLTKYTRQIVSVANIPASVREAFRQAEEERPGATHLELPEDVAHEEGDGKPIPKSYSRRPVAEEKAVAHAVKAIVEAKHPLLMIGAGGNRKTTRKMLREFVDQIGIPFFTTQMGKGVIDESHPLWLGNATLSDGDFVHRAIDHADCIINVGHDVIEKPPFFMRGADAGEKTVIHVNFLGAEVDTVYFPQIEVVGDIANAVWQMKEALQGKGEHWDFARFKEIKEHFEAHLAKGQHDDRFPMYPVRVVHDVYETMPVDGIICLDNGMYKIWFARYYRAHEPNSLLLDNALASMGAGLPSAIATKIVHPERNVMAVCGDGGFMMNSQELETAVRMKLDLVVMIVRDDAFGMIRWKQENMNFPDYGMTLQNPDFVDYAKSYGAHGHRVASAAELAPLVRECFATPGVHVIDVPIDYSDNERVLNREIKRLSAQL, from the coding sequence ATGAAAGCATCGGATCTGTTCGTCAAATCGCTGGAGGCCGAAGGCGTCGAGTACGTGTTCGGCATTCCCGGCGAAGAAAATCTCGATCTCCTCGAATCGCTGCGCCGCTCCAGAATCAAGCTCGTGCTGACCCGCCATGAACAGGCAGCGGGCTTCATGGCCGCGACCTACGGCCGTCTGACGGGACGCACGGGCGTGTGTCTCGCGACCCTCGGCCCCGGCGCGACCAACTTCGTGACGGCGGCCGCATATGCGCAGCTCGGCGCCATGCCGATGCTGATGGTCACGGGCCAGAAGCCGATCAAGTCGAGCAAGCAGGGCCATTTCCAGATCGTCGACGTGGTGCGGATGATGGAGCCGCTCACCAAGTACACGCGGCAGATCGTGTCGGTGGCCAATATTCCTGCGTCGGTGCGCGAGGCGTTCCGTCAGGCCGAGGAAGAGCGGCCCGGCGCGACCCATCTCGAACTGCCCGAAGACGTCGCGCATGAAGAGGGCGACGGCAAGCCGATTCCGAAGAGCTACAGCCGCCGTCCCGTCGCCGAGGAGAAGGCCGTTGCGCACGCGGTGAAGGCGATCGTGGAGGCGAAGCATCCGTTGCTGATGATCGGCGCGGGCGGCAATCGCAAGACCACGCGCAAGATGCTGCGCGAATTCGTCGACCAGATCGGCATCCCGTTCTTCACCACGCAGATGGGCAAGGGCGTGATCGACGAATCGCATCCGCTTTGGCTCGGCAACGCGACGCTGTCGGACGGCGACTTCGTGCATCGCGCGATCGATCACGCGGACTGCATCATCAACGTCGGTCACGACGTGATCGAAAAGCCGCCGTTCTTCATGCGCGGCGCCGATGCGGGTGAGAAGACCGTGATTCACGTCAACTTTCTCGGCGCGGAAGTGGACACCGTGTACTTCCCGCAGATCGAAGTGGTTGGCGATATCGCCAACGCTGTCTGGCAGATGAAAGAAGCGCTGCAAGGCAAAGGCGAGCATTGGGATTTCGCGCGCTTCAAGGAGATCAAGGAGCATTTCGAAGCGCATCTGGCGAAGGGCCAGCACGACGACCGCTTCCCGATGTACCCGGTGCGCGTCGTCCACGACGTGTACGAGACGATGCCCGTCGACGGCATCATCTGTCTCGACAACGGCATGTACAAGATCTGGTTCGCGCGCTATTACCGCGCGCATGAGCCGAACTCGCTGCTGCTCGACAACGCGCTCGCGTCGATGGGCGCGGGGCTGCCGTCGGCGATCGCGACCAAGATCGTGCATCCCGAGCGCAACGTGATGGCCGTGTGCGGCGACGGCGGCTTCATGATGAACTCGCAGGAACTGGAGACGGCCGTGCGGATGAAGCTCGACCTCGTCGTGATGATCGTGCGCGACGACGCGTTCGGCATGATTCGCTGGAAGCAGGAGAACATGAACTTCCCCGACTACGGGATGACGCTCCAGAACCCCGATTTCGTCGACTACGCGAAGAGCTATGGCGCGCATGGGCATCGCGTGGCGTCGGCGGCGGAACTCGCGCCGCTCGTGCGCGAGTGCTTCGCGACGCCGGGCGTGCATGTGATCGACGTGCCGATCGATTACTCCGACAACGAGCGCGTGCTGAATCGCGAGATCAAGCGGCTTTCGGCGCAGCTTTGA